The following coding sequences lie in one Primulina huaijiensis isolate GDHJ02 chromosome 2, ASM1229523v2, whole genome shotgun sequence genomic window:
- the LOC140965402 gene encoding uncharacterized protein yields MSWLARSIANSLHLEDEDDPASTPPEDRFRDGASIPEEDPRSADSDDDRRYDSYRGDGGDLDNEDANNQGRGVREDLSELKDTLRRQFWGVASFLAPPPPPPPPPPHVQKSVLVRSESKSDWAESVNDYEEEEELAEYDQGHSGQYGEFSNLSRSEDLNCTMNTIDDAIGITEEVLAFARNIAHHPETWLDFPFSEEEEFDDFDISDAQYKHALAVEQEAPRLAALRIELCPAHMSEGYFWTVYFVLLHSRLNKHDADLLSSPQIVQARSTWMKELHEKTKDESHLIGNTSHLKDSSEYTHENFNSCKDTHSRYNHENFNSYEDTHSWYMSGRTSPFDPSTPHERGKNETEKQLFCEVEYIDKSAVNEGPSPKPLEKDMVVGQCFEKTALDNDYDDDDDWLKEDSDLVGYSGPMIIGDEEDISFSDLEDDTDYTTPLKSMTLVTESRTTTNTS; encoded by the exons ATGTCGTGGCTGGCTCGTTCCATCGCCAACTCTCTCCACCTCGAAGATGAGGACGACCCCGCCTCCACGCCGCCGGAAGACCGATTCCGAGACGGAGCCTCGATTCCCGAAGAAGATCCACGATCGGCGGATAGCGATGACGACCGCCGCTACGATTCCTACCGTGGGGACGGTGGTGATCTAGATAATGAAGATGCTAACAATCAAGGACGCGGGGTCAGAGAGGATCTCTCAGAATTGAAAGACACCCTAAGGCGCCAATTTTGGGGCGTCGCTTCGTTTCTCGCTCCTCCTCCacctccgccgccgccgccgcctcaTGTTCAGAAATCGGTTCTTGTGCGATCCGAATCCAAATCTGATTGGGCCGAGTCTGTTAATGATTATGAAGAGGAGGAGGAATTGGCGGAGTATGATCAGGGACATTCTGGTCAATATGGGGAATTTTCAAATTTGTCGCGCTCGGAGGATCTTAACTGTACTATGAATACCATTGATGATGCAATTGGAATTACGGAGGAAGTGTTGGCTTTTGCGAGGAACATTGCGCATCATCCAGAGACCTGGTTGGATTTCCCCTTCTCAGAGGAAGAAGAATTTGATG attttgatatatctGATGCACAgtacaagcatgcattggctgTCGAACAAGAAGCACCAAGATTAGCAGCACTTAGAATTGAACTTTGCCCAGCCCATATGAGTGAGGGCTACTTTTGGACAGTCTATTTTGTTCTTCTGCATtcgaggttgaataaacacgaTGCCGACCTTTTATCTTCACCACAG ATTGTGCAAGCTAGGTCTACGTGGATGAAAGAGCTTCATGAGAAAACTAAGGACGAATCACATTTAATAGGAAATACTTCCCACTTGAAAGACAGTTCAGAATATACGCATGAAAACTTCAACTCATGCAAAGATACTCATTCTAGGTATAACCATGAAAACTTCAACTCATATGAAGATACTCATTCTTGGTATATGTCAGGCAGGACGTCTCCTTTTGACCCTTCCACTCCCCATGAAAGAGGTAAAAATGAGACCGAGAAGCAACTATTTTGTGAAGTCGAGTACATTGACAAATCTGCTGTCAATGAAGGTCCATCACCTAAACCTCTAGAAAAGGATATGGTTGTTGGTCAATGTTTTGAAAAAACAGCCTTGGACAATGATTATGATGACGATGATGACTGGCTAAAGGAAGACTCGGACTTAGTTGGGTATTCCGGCCCCATGATTATTGGAGATGAGGAAGACATCTCGTTTAGTGATCTAGAGGACGATACTGATTACACTACTCCTTTAAAATCCATGACACTGGTGACTGAGTCAAGAACAACCACCAAcacttcatga